From a single Oryctolagus cuniculus unplaced genomic scaffold, mOryCun1.1 SCAFFOLD_155, whole genome shotgun sequence genomic region:
- the LOC127487759 gene encoding MAP/microtubule affinity-regulating kinase 3, translating to MDRNISQSRAESVVRDTSLEGREDLDVDTSRQLDLQFLSVLGRGSFSRVLLACQPSSQRLVAAKLFKEDERDPFGARRVMQEASIMQLLSHENIIKLLEVGCVGQHHCLVLELAQRGSLHQYVMSRGGLPEPEAMVIFDQILAAVGHCHEQRVAHRDLKLKNLLLDSDMNVKLVDFGLSWQLPEGELVSGFCGTPKYSAPEVFRQEPYDPFAADLWSLGVILFVMLAGAMPFSGKDREELRDCIQRGSYELPCAASPALEELLSSLLSPDPCDRPTAESARQQWWFDPLREEAEGEEVTVVQPLGVPEDPEAQEYLAGLGLLPDAGASVPSGPGGSSRMSLQPDSRSLEQGHREPEPELGSESEAESDSELVLELEPMPELELDLESESELEPEPEPAVAAPVLAISLPGQLRERSPGASPAPEPVPVVVPPTPSPRSRLHLVVPEVPAAEPQEPGTSAAASVQSKGRQGLGRRIGRSILRFLLCACCLPAPTPSPGSRSRKVAPC from the exons ATGGACAGGAATATtagccagagcagagcagagagtgtAGTTAGGGACACCAGCCTGGAAGGCCGTGAGGACCTGGATGTCGACACCAGCCGTCAGCTTGATCTCCAGTTTCTGTCagtcctgggcaggggcagcttcAGCAGGGTGCTGCTGGCCTGCCAGCCGTCCAGCCAGCGGCTGGTGGCCGCGAAGCTGTTCAAGGAAGACGAGAGGGACCCTTTCGGCGCCAGGCGAGTGATGCAAGAGGCCAGCATCATGCAGCTCCTGAGCCACGAGAACATCATCAAGCTGCTGGAGGTGGGTTGCGTCGGCCAACACCACTGCCTGGTGTTGGAGCTGGCGCAAAGGGGCAGCCTCCACCAGTACGTGATGAGCCGGGGTGGCCTGCCAGAGCCCGAGGCCATGGTTATATTTGATCAGATCCTGGCGGCCGTGGGCCACTGCCATGAGCAGCGCGTGGCCCACAGGGACCTCAAGCTGAAAAACCTACTGCTGGACTCAGACATGAATGTCAAGCTGGTGGACTTTGGGCTCAGCTGGCAGCTGCCCGAGGGCGAGCTAGTGTCCGGCTTCTGCGGGACCCCAAAGTACAGCGCCCCCGAGGTGTTCCGGCAGGAGCCGTATGATCCATTCGCAGCAGACCTTTGGAGCCTGGGGGTCATCCTCTTTGTCATGCTGGCGGGGGCCATGCCCTTCAGCGGGAAGGACCGGGAGGAGCTGCGGGACTGCATCCAGAGGGGGAGCTACGAGCTCCCGTGtgcggccagcccagccctggaggagcTCCTGAGCTCACTCCTCAGCCCAGACCCCTGCGACAGGCCTACAGCGGAATCTGCCCGCCAGCAATGGTGGTTTGACCCCTTACGAGAGGAAGCTGAGGGCGAGGAGGTGACCGTGGTGCAGCCCCTGGGGGTTCCCGAGGACCCAGAGGCCCAGGAGTACCTGGCGGGCCTGGGTCTGCTTCCGGACGCTGGAGCCTCGgtgccatctggtcctggaggATCCAGCCGGATGTCCCTGCAGCCGGACTCCCGGAGCCTGGAGCAG GGACACAGGGAGCCCGAGCCTGAGCTGGGGTCTGAGTCCGAGGCGGAGTCGGATTCAGAGCtggtgctggagctggagccCATGCCCGAGCTGGAGTTGGATCTGGAGTCGGAGTCAGAGTTGGAACCTGAGCCGGAGCCTGCCGTTGCTGCCCCCGTGCTGGCCATTTCCCTCCCTGGACAGCTGAGGGAGAggagccctggtgccagcccagcccccgagCCCGTCCCTGTggtcgtccctcccacccccagccccaggagcagacTGCACCTGGTGGTGCCAGAGGTCCCAGCAGCTGAGCCTCAGGAGCCTGGGACCtcagcagctgcctctgtccAGAGCAAGggccggcaggggctgggcaggaggattGGCAGGAGCATCCTCAGATTCCTCCtgtgtgcctgctgcctgccagccccAACCCCTAGCCCTGGCTCCCGCAGCCGAAAGGTGGCCCCCTGCTAG